A DNA window from Selenomonas sp. oral taxon 126 contains the following coding sequences:
- the pheS gene encoding phenylalanine--tRNA ligase subunit alpha: MDDQIRELKERARAAIAETASSLGELNDIRVKFFGKKGEVTTLLRSMSALAQEERPRIGKIVNEARAEIEALLAAKSEELAARELADKIAAEQIDVTLPGRTAPVGHLHPLTITLNRIKAIFLQMGFTIEEGPEIESDYFNFEALNLPKDHPARDMQDSFYITEDILLRSQTSPVQARTMQKSTPNAPIRMIAPGRVYRRDSYDATHSPMFTQVEGLVIDRGISFADLKGTLELCLHQLFDADAKVRFRPSFFPFTEPSTEVDISCSSCHGAGCRVCKGTGWLEILGAGMVHPNVLRMSGYDPAQVSGFAFGMGVERIAMLAYGVDDLRLFYDNDVRFLHQF; this comes from the coding sequence ATGGACGATCAGATCAGAGAACTCAAGGAGCGCGCCCGTGCCGCGATTGCGGAGACAGCGAGCAGCCTCGGTGAACTCAACGATATTCGCGTGAAATTTTTTGGGAAAAAGGGCGAGGTGACCACGCTCCTGCGCAGCATGAGCGCCCTCGCGCAGGAGGAGCGCCCGCGCATCGGCAAGATCGTCAACGAGGCACGCGCCGAGATTGAGGCGCTGCTTGCGGCGAAGTCCGAAGAACTGGCGGCGCGGGAGCTTGCGGACAAGATTGCCGCCGAGCAGATTGACGTGACCCTGCCAGGACGCACGGCACCCGTGGGACATCTGCACCCGCTCACGATCACGCTGAACCGCATCAAGGCGATCTTCCTGCAGATGGGCTTTACCATCGAGGAGGGACCCGAGATCGAGAGCGACTACTTCAACTTCGAAGCGCTGAATCTGCCGAAGGATCACCCCGCGCGCGATATGCAGGACTCGTTCTATATCACGGAGGACATCCTCCTGCGCTCGCAGACCTCGCCCGTACAGGCGCGCACGATGCAGAAGAGCACGCCGAATGCACCCATTCGCATGATTGCGCCCGGGCGCGTCTACCGCCGCGACTCCTACGATGCGACGCACTCCCCGATGTTTACGCAGGTGGAGGGGCTTGTGATCGACCGTGGGATCTCCTTTGCCGACCTCAAGGGGACGCTCGAGCTCTGCCTGCATCAGCTCTTTGACGCCGACGCGAAGGTGCGCTTTCGTCCGAGCTTCTTCCCGTTCACGGAGCCGTCGACCGAGGTGGACATCTCCTGCTCTTCCTGTCACGGGGCGGGCTGCCGCGTGTGCAAGGGGACGGGCTGGCTCGAGATCCTCGGCGCCGGCATGGTGCACCCGAACGTCCTGCGCATGAGCGGCTACGATCCCGCGCAGGTGTCGGGCTTTGCGTTCGGCATGGGCGTCGAGCGCATTGCGATGCTCGCCTACGGCGTGGATGATCTGCGCCTGTTCTACGACAACGACGTGCGTTTCTTACATCAATTCTGA
- the pheT gene encoding phenylalanine--tRNA ligase subunit beta: MQVSIKWLKDYVDIDETAEQIADRLTMAGVPVERIVRADEGLEKVITGRIEKITPHPDSDHLLVCQLNIGKEELLQIVTGASNVREGHIVPVAMVGSVLPDGKKISKGKLRGIPSNGMMCSAGELAIDTEGLPDEQVHGIYILPADTPVGIPAAQALGLDDVVLEFELTANRADCFSVVGIAREIAALTGKELRFPTIEVKETAPESAAELVHIGIEAEELCRRFSARVLRDVKIAPSPGWMAERLRGAGIRSINNVVDVTNFVMLELGQPLHAYDYDAVAGHALTARRARAGENLHTLDDSSRVAVGDELVIADSEKPAGLAGIMGGLESEITEGTTSVIIEAASFHGPTIRRTARRIGLHSESSGRFERGVDETETVRAATRAAQLLAEMGACSVAQGVVDVYPNRRVPTVLEFSARTVGERIGANIPGDWMASALRSLGFIVEEKGVEVYHVAVPSWRGDVTMMEDIAEEVARLYGYDNIASRLPMGAVQQGKTSERQDFVDLMRETFAALGMTEELSFSFTSEKTLDKLGVPSGSELRQAIPIMNPLTDEYPLIRTTLLTSVLENAARNVARKNMDLRLFDIAPVFFPKALPVTELANEKLMAAGLITGRRSPIAWDTDNAQVDFYDMKGILERFLTAIGVQKYTVERGEHFAMHPGKTALFKKGRDVIAVLGEIHPTVAANFGIAQSVYVFEMEVDTLLRYRKKKSTIAALPKYPASTRDLALLVDAGLTTAEIERVIAKKGGKFFRSATLFDVYTGKQVARGKKSMAFHLHFQSDDKTLTDEEVDAAFADILEAVQSQLHAELRA; this comes from the coding sequence ATGCAGGTTTCCATCAAATGGCTGAAAGACTATGTGGATATTGACGAGACGGCGGAGCAGATTGCAGACCGCCTGACGATGGCGGGCGTTCCCGTCGAGCGCATTGTGCGCGCGGATGAGGGACTGGAAAAGGTCATTACGGGGCGCATCGAGAAGATCACGCCGCATCCGGACTCAGATCATCTGCTCGTCTGCCAGCTGAACATCGGCAAGGAGGAGCTGCTCCAGATCGTGACGGGTGCATCCAATGTGCGCGAGGGGCATATCGTGCCCGTTGCAATGGTCGGCTCCGTCCTGCCCGACGGAAAGAAGATCTCGAAGGGCAAGCTGCGCGGCATTCCGTCAAACGGCATGATGTGCTCGGCGGGCGAGCTTGCGATCGATACAGAGGGGCTGCCCGACGAGCAGGTGCACGGCATCTATATCCTGCCTGCAGATACGCCCGTGGGCATCCCTGCGGCGCAGGCACTCGGGCTGGATGATGTCGTGCTCGAGTTCGAGCTGACGGCGAACCGTGCGGACTGCTTCAGCGTCGTTGGCATTGCACGTGAAATTGCAGCACTGACGGGCAAGGAACTGCGCTTCCCGACGATCGAGGTGAAGGAGACGGCCCCCGAGAGCGCCGCTGAGCTCGTGCACATCGGGATTGAGGCGGAGGAACTCTGCCGCCGCTTCTCCGCACGCGTTCTGCGCGATGTGAAGATTGCGCCCTCGCCCGGATGGATGGCGGAGCGTCTGCGCGGTGCGGGCATCCGCTCGATCAACAATGTGGTCGACGTGACGAATTTCGTCATGCTCGAGCTCGGACAGCCGCTCCATGCGTATGACTACGACGCTGTCGCGGGGCACGCGCTCACGGCACGCCGTGCGCGTGCGGGGGAGAACCTGCACACGCTGGACGATTCGAGCCGTGTCGCCGTCGGGGATGAGCTCGTCATTGCCGACAGCGAGAAGCCCGCAGGGCTTGCGGGCATCATGGGCGGGCTTGAGTCTGAGATCACGGAGGGCACGACCTCGGTGATTATCGAGGCGGCATCCTTCCACGGTCCGACGATTCGCCGCACGGCGCGCCGCATCGGGCTGCACTCCGAGTCCTCGGGCAGGTTCGAGCGCGGCGTCGATGAGACGGAGACTGTGCGCGCGGCAACGCGTGCGGCGCAGCTCCTTGCAGAGATGGGCGCGTGCAGTGTGGCACAGGGCGTGGTCGATGTCTATCCAAACCGCCGCGTGCCGACTGTCCTCGAGTTCAGCGCGCGCACGGTTGGGGAACGTATCGGCGCGAATATCCCCGGCGATTGGATGGCGTCTGCGCTCCGCTCGCTCGGCTTTATCGTCGAGGAGAAGGGCGTCGAGGTCTATCACGTCGCTGTGCCCTCGTGGCGCGGCGATGTGACGATGATGGAGGACATTGCCGAGGAGGTTGCGCGCCTCTACGGCTACGACAATATCGCTTCCCGCCTCCCGATGGGGGCTGTCCAGCAGGGCAAGACGAGCGAGCGGCAGGATTTCGTCGACCTTATGCGCGAGACCTTTGCCGCGCTCGGCATGACGGAGGAGCTGTCGTTCAGCTTTACGAGCGAAAAGACGCTTGACAAGCTCGGCGTTCCCTCAGGCAGCGAGCTCCGTCAGGCAATCCCCATCATGAACCCGCTCACGGACGAGTATCCGCTCATCCGCACGACCCTGCTCACGAGTGTGCTTGAGAATGCGGCACGCAATGTCGCGCGCAAGAACATGGATCTGCGCCTTTTTGACATTGCGCCCGTCTTCTTCCCGAAGGCGCTGCCCGTCACGGAACTCGCGAACGAAAAGCTCATGGCGGCGGGGCTTATCACGGGACGCCGCAGCCCGATCGCATGGGATACGGATAACGCGCAGGTCGATTTCTACGATATGAAGGGCATCCTCGAGCGCTTCCTCACGGCGATCGGTGTGCAGAAATACACGGTGGAGCGCGGCGAGCACTTCGCGATGCACCCCGGCAAGACGGCGCTGTTCAAGAAGGGGCGCGACGTGATCGCCGTTCTCGGTGAGATTCACCCGACGGTTGCCGCGAATTTTGGCATCGCCCAGAGCGTCTATGTCTTCGAGATGGAGGTCGACACCCTCCTGCGCTACCGCAAGAAGAAGAGCACCATTGCCGCGCTGCCGAAGTATCCCGCATCGACGCGTGATCTCGCACTCCTCGTGGATGCGGGGCTGACGACAGCGGAGATCGAACGCGTCATTGCAAAGAAGGGCGGCAAATTCTTCCGCAGTGCGACCCTCTTTGATGTATATACGGGCAAACAGGTTGCGCGCGGCAAGA